A section of the Flavobacterium sp. CG_23.5 genome encodes:
- a CDS encoding M13 family metallopeptidase: MKKNNNKRLLFVIPAIMGFSMSQAQNLPVVKEPGINVNYMDKNVKPSNDFFRYVNGTWLDNTAIPGDRTRWGSFDELRQKTDNDALAILKEAATNPAYKSNTDQGKAINLYKSILDTVGRNKLGITPLKPYLKKINAVKNTKDLQALLIEMEPIGGIGFMGAGVGTDAKNSSRNVINLGPGGVGLPDRDYYVSEDADSKEKRAKYVLHVAKMLQYLGDKPAVAKLNAEKILALEIAMSKPRLDRVERRDRRKSYNPMTLRELSKLTPSINWDNYFTKIGLTKVDTVIVSQPKYMTALEAIFKENKVEDWKAYMRWSLLNRASSQLSTNIENANWEFYGRTLTGAISQRPRDERALQTINGAVGEALGKLYVEKKFPAEAKAKAEKMIKNIFLAFENRINNLAWMSAETRKSAVEKLHKSRIKIGYPDKWKDYSALTIKSPQEGGTYFENSKNMAQWRFNENIAELKKPVDKEKWGMSPQTVNAYYNPSNNEIVFPAAILQPPFYNYQADEAVNYGGIGGVIGHEISHGFDDSGARYNADGNLVDWWTAEDLKQFSALTGALAAQYSALQPIPGTFVDGKFTLGENIGDLGGVNAAYDGLQLYLKENGNPGLIDGYTPEQRFFISWSTIWRSKTRDEALKNQVKTDPHSPGMYRAYVPLQNVDTFYQAFNIKVNDGMYIAPEKRVRIW; the protein is encoded by the coding sequence ATGAAGAAAAATAATAATAAGCGACTGCTTTTTGTGATTCCCGCAATTATGGGATTTTCAATGAGTCAGGCCCAGAATTTACCCGTAGTGAAAGAGCCTGGAATCAATGTTAATTACATGGATAAAAACGTTAAACCAAGTAATGATTTTTTTCGCTACGTAAACGGAACGTGGTTAGATAATACTGCAATTCCAGGAGACAGAACCAGATGGGGAAGTTTTGATGAATTGCGCCAAAAAACAGATAATGATGCCTTGGCAATTTTAAAAGAGGCTGCAACAAATCCAGCCTATAAATCAAATACAGATCAAGGGAAAGCCATTAATTTATACAAGTCAATACTTGATACTGTTGGAAGGAATAAATTAGGAATAACGCCTTTAAAACCATACTTAAAAAAAATAAACGCGGTTAAAAATACTAAAGATTTACAAGCATTACTTATTGAAATGGAACCTATAGGCGGCATTGGATTTATGGGTGCAGGTGTAGGAACTGATGCCAAGAACAGTAGTAGAAACGTGATTAATTTAGGTCCGGGTGGCGTAGGTTTGCCAGACAGAGATTATTATGTTTCTGAGGATGCCGATTCCAAAGAGAAGCGTGCAAAATATGTTTTACACGTTGCCAAAATGTTGCAATATTTAGGCGATAAACCAGCAGTTGCGAAACTTAATGCGGAGAAAATCCTGGCTCTTGAAATTGCCATGTCCAAACCAAGATTGGACAGAGTAGAACGAAGAGATCGCCGTAAGTCATACAATCCAATGACATTGAGGGAATTGAGTAAATTGACTCCCTCAATCAATTGGGATAATTATTTCACAAAAATAGGATTGACAAAAGTAGACACCGTAATTGTATCGCAACCCAAATACATGACTGCTTTAGAAGCTATTTTTAAAGAGAACAAAGTAGAAGATTGGAAAGCGTACATGCGTTGGAGTTTATTGAACAGAGCTTCCAGTCAATTGTCAACAAATATTGAAAATGCAAATTGGGAATTTTACGGAAGAACCTTGACGGGTGCGATAAGTCAAAGACCCCGTGACGAAAGAGCGCTTCAAACCATAAACGGAGCCGTTGGAGAAGCTTTAGGAAAATTATATGTAGAGAAAAAATTTCCGGCTGAAGCCAAAGCCAAAGCGGAAAAAATGATTAAAAACATATTTTTGGCTTTCGAAAACAGAATCAATAATTTGGCATGGATGTCAGCGGAAACAAGAAAAAGTGCAGTTGAGAAACTTCATAAATCAAGAATTAAAATTGGTTATCCAGACAAGTGGAAAGATTATTCAGCCTTGACGATTAAAAGTCCACAAGAAGGCGGAACTTATTTTGAAAACTCAAAAAATATGGCTCAATGGCGTTTCAATGAAAATATCGCCGAATTAAAAAAGCCTGTTGATAAAGAAAAATGGGGAATGTCTCCACAAACTGTAAATGCCTATTACAACCCATCTAATAATGAAATTGTATTTCCAGCAGCTATTTTACAACCGCCTTTTTACAATTATCAAGCGGATGAAGCGGTAAACTATGGTGGAATAGGAGGAGTGATAGGTCACGAAATTTCTCATGGTTTTGATGATTCCGGAGCACGTTACAATGCCGACGGAAATCTAGTGGACTGGTGGACAGCAGAAGATTTAAAACAATTTTCCGCTCTAACCGGTGCGCTTGCAGCACAATATAGCGCCTTGCAGCCTATACCGGGAACATTTGTGGACGGGAAATTTACACTTGGAGAAAACATTGGAGATTTAGGAGGAGTGAATGCCGCTTATGATGGATTACAATTATACCTGAAAGAAAATGGAAATCCAGGATTAATTGATGGATATACACCGGAACAACGTTTCTTTATTTCTTGGTCAACAATTTGGCGTTCAAAAACACGCGATGAAGCGTTGAAAAACCAAGTAAAAACGGACCCACATTCGCCTGGAATGTACCGTGCTTATGTACCTTTGCAAAACGTGGATACGTTCTATCAGGCTTTCAACATTAAAGTAAATGACGGAATGTACATTGCACCGGAAAAGCGAGTAAGAATCTGGTAA
- a CDS encoding M13 family metallopeptidase yields the protein MKKHFTKPRLFVISTIFGLTISHAQNIPVKMHPGIDISNMDKKVKSSDNFFRFVNGAWLDKTEIPSDRTSWGSFNELLKKTDKDALAILNEASKNPMYKSNTDQGKAINLFKSVLDTVARDKKGIQPLKPYLAKIDAVKNIQDLQKLLVEMEPIGGIGFFGIGVGADEKNSDKNSVTLGVGRLGLPDKDYYSSEDKDSKEKRAKYLLHVERMLQFIGENPTKAKESASKILALETALSKPRLDRVERRDDRLSYNPMTVADLQKMTPAINWQNYFSGIGFTKLDTIIVSQPRYMKALQTVFTENKVADWKEYLKWSLLNKSSGQLSTKIESANFDFYGKTLTGAIKQRPREDRALQTVNNTIGEALGKLYVEKMFPAEAKVKAEKMIKNVIRAYQNRINNLTWMSAETKVKAIEKLNKITIKIGYPDKWKDYSALKITSTQDGGSLFENLQNLSRWNFQEDLEKLKQPVDKTEWGMSPQTVNAYYNPSYNEIVFPAAILQPPFYNYQADEAVNYGGIGAVIGHEISHGFDDSGARYNADGNLVDWWTAEDLKQFTALGTSLANQYSALEPLPGIHVDGKFTLGENIGDLGGVNAAFDGLQMYLKENGNPGLIDGYTPEQRFFISWTTVWRTKMRDEALKSQVKTDPHSPGMYRAYVPIQNLDEFYKAFGIKKGDGMYVEPESRVKIW from the coding sequence ATGAAAAAACACTTCACTAAACCACGACTTTTTGTGATTTCTACAATATTTGGTTTAACAATAAGTCATGCTCAAAATATTCCGGTAAAAATGCATCCAGGAATTGATATTTCTAATATGGATAAGAAAGTCAAATCAAGTGATAATTTTTTCCGATTCGTAAATGGAGCTTGGCTTGACAAAACGGAAATCCCAAGTGACAGAACTTCATGGGGAAGTTTTAATGAGTTGCTTAAAAAAACGGATAAAGATGCATTAGCCATCTTAAACGAAGCTTCTAAAAATCCTATGTACAAATCCAACACGGATCAAGGAAAAGCGATAAATCTTTTCAAATCTGTTTTGGATACTGTAGCTAGAGATAAAAAAGGAATCCAACCTTTAAAACCGTATTTGGCAAAAATTGATGCAGTAAAAAACATTCAAGATTTACAAAAACTTTTAGTTGAAATGGAACCAATCGGAGGTATTGGGTTTTTTGGTATCGGTGTTGGTGCCGATGAAAAAAACAGTGACAAGAACTCCGTTACCCTTGGTGTAGGAAGATTAGGTTTGCCGGATAAGGATTATTATTCTTCTGAGGATAAAGATTCTAAAGAGAAAAGAGCAAAATATCTGCTTCACGTGGAAAGAATGTTACAATTCATTGGTGAAAACCCAACAAAAGCAAAAGAAAGTGCCTCTAAAATTCTAGCATTGGAAACTGCATTGTCTAAACCAAGATTGGATAGAGTAGAACGCAGAGACGATAGATTGTCTTACAATCCAATGACGGTTGCTGATTTACAGAAAATGACTCCGGCAATCAATTGGCAAAATTATTTTTCTGGCATTGGTTTCACAAAATTAGATACAATAATAGTTAGTCAGCCAAGATACATGAAAGCGCTACAAACGGTTTTTACCGAAAACAAAGTGGCGGACTGGAAAGAATATCTGAAATGGTCTTTACTTAATAAGTCCAGCGGTCAGTTGTCGACTAAAATAGAATCGGCAAATTTTGACTTTTATGGTAAAACATTAACGGGCGCAATCAAACAAAGACCGCGTGAAGACCGCGCATTGCAAACGGTTAATAATACTATAGGTGAAGCCTTGGGGAAATTATACGTTGAGAAAATGTTTCCTGCTGAAGCAAAAGTAAAGGCAGAAAAAATGATTAAAAATGTAATTCGTGCGTACCAAAACAGAATTAACAATTTGACTTGGATGTCGGCAGAAACGAAAGTTAAAGCGATTGAAAAATTAAATAAGATTACGATTAAAATTGGTTATCCTGATAAATGGAAAGATTATTCAGCCTTAAAAATCACTAGTACTCAGGATGGCGGAAGTTTGTTTGAAAACCTACAAAATCTTTCTCGTTGGAATTTTCAAGAAGACTTAGAGAAGCTTAAACAACCGGTTGATAAAACCGAATGGGGAATGTCTCCACAAACCGTAAATGCATATTATAACCCTTCTTATAACGAAATTGTTTTCCCTGCAGCGATCTTGCAACCTCCATTTTATAATTACCAAGCGGATGAAGCTGTGAATTATGGTGGAATAGGAGCAGTAATCGGTCACGAAATTTCTCATGGATTTGATGATTCCGGTGCCCGATACAACGCAGATGGAAATCTAGTGGACTGGTGGACAGCAGAGGATTTGAAACAATTTACTGCCCTTGGAACTTCTTTGGCTAATCAATACAGCGCTTTAGAGCCTTTGCCTGGAATACACGTGGACGGGAAGTTTACTTTGGGGGAAAACATAGGCGATCTAGGTGGGGTAAATGCTGCTTTCGATGGATTGCAGATGTATCTGAAAGAAAACGGAAATCCAGGGTTAATCGACGGCTACACACCAGAACAACGTTTCTTTATTTCTTGGACTACAGTTTGGCGTACAAAAATGCGTGATGAAGCTTTGAAAAGTCAAGTAAAAACTGATCCGCATTCTCCAGGAATGTATCGTGCTTATGTGCCAATTCAAAATTTAGATGAGTTCTATAAAGCTTTTGGAATTAAAAAAGGAGACGGCATGTATGTGGAGCCGGAAAGCCGTGTGAAAATTTGGTAA
- a CDS encoding SCO family protein: MKSIFIKYQKFFGVLLVFSIITIYLFYVALKPSKSLPIFNPSDVNPELVDSTVQYISKYHTIADFSFVNQNGKTITQKDYEGKVYVADFFFTTCGSICPKMTTNLAEVQKAIVNNPKVMLLSHTVFPETDSIPVLKAYAIKNGVIDSKWNLVTGDKKEIYTMARKSYLAVKLGKPEELYDMVHTENFVLVDTKRRVRGFYDGTKKEDMKRLIEDINFLCTE; this comes from the coding sequence ATGAAAAGCATTTTCATTAAGTACCAAAAATTTTTTGGTGTTTTATTAGTATTCTCAATCATAACCATTTACTTGTTTTATGTAGCATTGAAACCTAGTAAATCCCTACCCATTTTCAATCCTTCTGATGTAAATCCTGAGTTGGTGGACAGCACAGTGCAATATATAAGCAAGTACCACACCATTGCTGATTTTTCTTTTGTAAACCAAAACGGAAAAACCATTACCCAAAAAGATTATGAAGGAAAAGTATATGTAGCTGATTTTTTCTTCACCACTTGCGGTTCCATATGTCCTAAGATGACCACTAATTTAGCCGAGGTTCAAAAAGCAATCGTAAACAATCCAAAAGTAATGTTGTTGTCACACACCGTTTTTCCTGAAACTGATAGTATTCCCGTTTTGAAAGCCTATGCGATAAAAAACGGAGTGATAGACAGTAAATGGAACTTGGTTACCGGAGATAAAAAAGAAATTTACACGATGGCAAGGAAATCGTATCTGGCTGTCAAATTAGGAAAACCAGAAGAATTGTATGACATGGTGCACACGGAGAATTTTGTTTTGGTTGATACTAAAAGGCGGGTTCGTGGTTTTTATGACGGAACTAAAAAAGAAGACATGAAACGCTTAATTGAAGACATTAATTTTTTGTGTACTGAATAA
- a CDS encoding ferrous iron transport protein A: MRTTIHSLKKGEKAIIKDFDIDAVPLKLLEMGCLPGNMVELLQIAPFGDPLYLDINGSHVAIRIETACEIEVEIIRNSL; the protein is encoded by the coding sequence TTGCGCACTACGATACATTCTCTCAAAAAAGGTGAAAAAGCCATTATCAAGGATTTTGATATTGATGCCGTCCCATTGAAACTTTTGGAAATGGGTTGTTTGCCTGGAAATATGGTGGAATTACTTCAGATTGCTCCTTTTGGAGATCCCTTATATTTAGACATCAATGGTTCCCATGTCGCTATACGTATCGAAACAGCATGTGAAATTGAAGTTGAAATAATTAGAAATAGCTTATAA
- the feoB gene encoding ferrous iron transport protein B, with translation MTNQNINVALIGNPNVGKTSVFNQLTGLNQQVGNYPGITVEKKIGFCKLPNNVKANILDLPGTYSLNASSIDENVVIELLLNKNDKLYPDVALVVTDVENLKRNLLLFTQIKDLEIPTILVINMADRMTYKGITLDIHYLEEHLKTKIALISSRKGFGIDALKKLIVSYKTISTEPCLNASSIDFEYFNTLRKTFPNQLLYKLWLVITQDVNFLNLDRNEIRSSFTKSHSDLKRLQQKETIKRYQFINDVLKEGLKIDSTVAKDFRSKLDRVLTHKVWGYVIFFLILFVIFQSIFEWSKIPMDFIDTTFASLSSLAAEKLPSGVLTNLISQGIIPGIGGILIFIPQIAFLFMFISILEESGYMSRVVFLMDKIMRKFGLSGKSVVPLISGTACAIPAIMATRNIENWKERLITILVTPFTTCSARLPVYAIIIGLVIPDERFLGIINMQGMTLMFLYLLGFGMAIFSAYILNKILKIKGKTYFVVEMPNYKLPLFKNVGINVIEKTKAFVFGAGKIILAISIVLWFLASYGPGENFNKAETIVVEKTKEKPLSKTDFQNAVASQKLENSYIGLMGKTIEPAISPLGYDWKIGIAIISSFAAREVFVGTLATIYSVGGSDSEVTIKNKMAAEINPETGNKIFNFASGISLLLFYAFAMQCASTLAITKKETNTWKWPVGQLIFMSGFAYVVALIAYQILK, from the coding sequence ATGACGAATCAAAATATCAATGTGGCTTTAATAGGAAACCCTAATGTTGGGAAAACTTCCGTTTTTAATCAGTTGACCGGTCTAAATCAACAAGTGGGGAATTACCCTGGAATTACAGTCGAAAAAAAGATTGGATTTTGCAAATTGCCAAATAACGTAAAAGCAAATATTTTAGATTTACCAGGTACCTATAGTCTCAACGCCAGTTCAATTGACGAAAATGTGGTAATTGAACTTTTACTAAATAAAAACGACAAATTATATCCTGATGTAGCTCTTGTAGTTACCGATGTAGAAAATTTGAAACGTAACTTATTGCTTTTTACCCAAATAAAAGATTTAGAAATTCCTACCATATTAGTTATCAATATGGCAGATAGAATGACCTATAAAGGGATTACATTAGACATTCATTATCTGGAGGAACATCTAAAAACGAAAATCGCATTGATTAGTTCCAGAAAAGGTTTTGGAATCGACGCCTTAAAAAAATTGATTGTTAGCTATAAAACAATTTCCACGGAACCTTGTTTAAATGCATCAAGCATTGATTTTGAATATTTTAATACACTTCGCAAAACATTTCCCAATCAATTGCTATATAAATTGTGGTTAGTAATTACTCAGGATGTGAATTTCTTAAATTTAGATAGAAATGAAATTCGAAGTTCATTTACTAAATCCCATTCAGACTTAAAGCGTTTGCAACAAAAAGAAACCATAAAACGCTATCAGTTTATTAATGATGTACTCAAAGAAGGCTTGAAAATTGACAGTACAGTGGCCAAAGATTTTCGTTCTAAACTAGACCGCGTTCTGACGCACAAAGTTTGGGGATATGTAATTTTCTTTTTGATTTTATTTGTCATTTTCCAATCTATTTTTGAATGGTCAAAAATTCCAATGGATTTTATTGACACTACGTTCGCTTCATTAAGTTCCTTAGCTGCCGAAAAATTACCATCTGGAGTATTAACTAATTTAATCTCGCAGGGAATTATTCCAGGTATTGGAGGAATTTTAATCTTTATTCCGCAAATTGCTTTTCTGTTTATGTTTATTTCCATTCTTGAAGAGAGCGGTTATATGAGTAGAGTGGTTTTCCTGATGGACAAAATCATGCGAAAATTTGGTTTATCCGGTAAAAGTGTGGTGCCCCTTATCTCGGGAACAGCCTGCGCAATTCCTGCGATTATGGCAACTAGAAATATAGAAAACTGGAAAGAAAGGCTCATCACCATTCTTGTAACCCCATTCACAACCTGTTCTGCTAGGTTACCGGTTTATGCAATTATTATTGGATTGGTAATTCCTGACGAACGTTTTTTGGGGATTATAAATATGCAAGGAATGACCTTGATGTTTTTGTATCTTTTGGGTTTTGGAATGGCAATATTTTCGGCTTATATTTTAAATAAAATCTTGAAAATAAAAGGAAAAACCTACTTCGTTGTTGAAATGCCCAACTACAAATTACCGCTTTTCAAAAACGTAGGAATTAATGTTATTGAAAAAACCAAAGCATTTGTTTTTGGAGCTGGTAAGATCATTTTAGCTATTTCAATTGTTTTGTGGTTTTTAGCCTCCTACGGTCCCGGCGAAAACTTCAATAAGGCAGAAACCATTGTTGTAGAAAAAACAAAAGAAAAGCCATTATCTAAAACTGATTTTCAAAATGCAGTGGCTTCCCAAAAACTGGAAAACTCTTATATTGGTTTAATGGGAAAAACCATTGAACCTGCTATTTCTCCATTGGGTTACGACTGGAAAATAGGAATTGCCATTATCAGTTCGTTTGCCGCCAGAGAGGTATTTGTGGGTACATTAGCCACGATTTACAGTGTGGGTGGAAGCGATAGTGAAGTCACCATAAAAAACAAAATGGCTGCCGAAATTAATCCCGAAACAGGGAATAAAATCTTCAATTTTGCTTCTGGAATATCATTGTTGTTATTCTATGCTTTCGCTATGCAATGCGCCAGTACACTTGCCATCACCAAAAAAGAAACTAATACTTGGAAGTGGCCTGTAGGACAATTAATTTTCATGAGCGGCTTCGCCTATGTTGTTGCTTTGATTGCGTACCAAATTCTAAAATAA
- a CDS encoding FeoB-associated Cys-rich membrane protein, translating to MYQEIIAFVLLAIALAFLLRKFFFKKKKSDKNCGEDDCGCH from the coding sequence ATGTATCAAGAAATCATAGCCTTCGTTTTACTAGCAATTGCGCTTGCTTTTTTACTTAGAAAATTCTTTTTCAAAAAGAAAAAATCTGATAAAAACTGCGGAGAGGATGATTGTGGTTGTCATTAA
- a CDS encoding TonB-dependent receptor domain-containing protein: MKKFTLILFLLNVTLLFAQKEISGFVFDNAGTPLSGVNITEKGTTNSVSTDINGAYIINIKEGAILVFSYSGLSKQEHTTTDPILNVFLSEEGSGQNHDEFIVTGTRAAPRSNTTTTLPIDILSSKELTSTGQATIDKALQYKIPSFNTVQTPVSDATSLLDPYEFRNMGPSRTLILINGKRKNLSALLYVQTSPGRGETGVDISAIPIDAIERVEILRDGASAQYGSDAIAGVMNIILKTNTDDGAATLRTGITAKGDGEMLSLSLNNGSTVGTKGFVNYTLDFSKVNLASRPGKIDAEGDFNDFVSISPTKPSSYVNNDNTLGGTSVTGMNETQLNTVFEGYKGSADYNAKLATINQGNILGRQAVDAFLKEKPDGGNINGSPETVAAKFLVNGGFILSDETQMYYNAMYVYKKVNSFANYRTPYWRSIKNPFENSTIPNWSVSSVYPMYLKDFFGDGTAASYKGYLPTFNGDLNDYNATWGFKFIKNGWNTDASITVGGNSQTYTVENSQNRSAIKDSNGVNLYQENSPLFFKPGGVSFNHIVGNLDISKVLSDKISVGFGSEVRTETFEIIEGDKASWDGEGADSFSGNRPENSGQWNRYNLGGYFDLAYDFNKDFLVNGTVRYEYYSDFGPATVWKLSSRYKFYNDKITLRGSLSTGFRAPTLRQIYTQKSQYSFVAGQGIQVDGLINNISSQARILGVPKLDPEKSLNITVGIGARPLKKFNFTVDYYNIKVKDRIILGDKVETQFGSVAWFENSFDSRTSGLDLVMNYGIIKLGNGELGFNLSGNVTFENKRISPVARDNFGATFDALMFTSRPKTKWILGTNYKIKKFDLSLNNTFFGKTTFKQSGLDSNLRTEFTPKIVTDLGINYLATNKLTLALYINNLLNVLPEWKFKAENAAGTAILNDPTQVKSQFNLVTFNGRYSQMTYAGFHFSQLGTMFNLSLNYKF; this comes from the coding sequence ATGAAAAAGTTTACCTTAATATTATTTCTGCTAAACGTCACGCTTCTTTTTGCTCAAAAAGAAATCTCTGGTTTTGTATTTGATAATGCTGGCACTCCTTTGTCAGGGGTCAACATCACTGAGAAAGGAACAACCAACAGTGTTTCAACTGATATCAATGGAGCTTACATAATCAATATTAAAGAAGGGGCAATTTTAGTCTTTAGTTATTCAGGGCTTTCTAAACAAGAACACACTACTACTGATCCCATTCTAAATGTTTTTTTATCTGAAGAAGGCAGTGGACAAAACCATGATGAATTTATTGTTACAGGAACAAGAGCTGCACCCAGAAGTAACACAACAACAACACTCCCTATTGACATATTATCATCTAAAGAATTAACTTCAACTGGACAAGCTACTATTGATAAAGCATTACAATACAAAATCCCCTCTTTTAACACCGTTCAAACACCAGTAAGTGACGCTACCTCATTACTTGACCCATACGAATTTAGAAATATGGGTCCCAGTAGAACTTTAATCCTTATTAACGGAAAACGGAAAAACTTAAGTGCCCTCCTTTATGTTCAAACTTCTCCGGGGCGCGGGGAAACCGGTGTTGATATTTCTGCAATACCAATTGATGCTATCGAAAGAGTAGAAATACTTCGTGATGGTGCATCGGCTCAATATGGTTCGGATGCGATTGCAGGTGTAATGAATATTATTTTAAAAACGAACACTGACGATGGCGCAGCAACTCTAAGGACGGGTATCACGGCTAAAGGCGATGGTGAAATGCTAAGCTTGAGTTTGAACAATGGATCTACCGTCGGTACCAAAGGCTTTGTAAATTATACTTTAGATTTCTCAAAAGTAAACTTGGCAAGCAGACCTGGAAAAATAGATGCAGAAGGAGATTTCAATGATTTTGTTTCCATATCCCCTACTAAACCATCAAGCTACGTGAACAATGACAATACGCTTGGCGGTACTAGTGTAACAGGAATGAATGAGACTCAACTTAATACTGTTTTTGAAGGATACAAAGGTTCCGCAGATTATAATGCAAAATTAGCTACCATCAATCAAGGAAATATATTGGGAAGACAAGCCGTAGATGCATTTTTAAAGGAAAAACCAGATGGAGGAAACATCAACGGTTCTCCTGAAACAGTAGCTGCTAAATTCTTAGTGAATGGAGGATTTATATTATCTGATGAAACTCAAATGTATTACAATGCTATGTATGTGTACAAAAAAGTGAACTCTTTTGCAAATTACAGAACTCCTTATTGGAGGTCAATAAAAAACCCTTTTGAAAATAGCACTATCCCAAATTGGAGCGTCTCATCAGTTTATCCTATGTATTTAAAGGATTTCTTTGGTGACGGAACAGCAGCTTCTTATAAAGGTTATCTTCCAACATTTAATGGCGATTTAAACGATTATAATGCCACCTGGGGTTTTAAATTTATAAAAAATGGATGGAATACCGACGCAAGTATAACCGTTGGGGGGAATTCACAAACCTACACGGTAGAAAACTCTCAAAATCGATCTGCCATTAAAGATTCTAATGGAGTTAATCTTTACCAAGAAAATAGTCCGCTATTTTTCAAACCTGGAGGAGTTTCGTTCAACCACATTGTGGGTAACTTAGATATTTCTAAGGTATTATCAGATAAAATAAGCGTTGGTTTTGGTTCTGAGGTGAGAACAGAAACATTTGAAATTATTGAAGGAGATAAAGCATCATGGGACGGAGAAGGTGCAGATTCATTTTCAGGCAACAGACCAGAAAACTCAGGCCAATGGAATCGTTATAATTTAGGCGGATACTTCGACTTAGCTTATGATTTCAACAAAGATTTCTTAGTAAATGGCACGGTTCGCTATGAATATTACAGCGATTTTGGCCCAGCAACGGTTTGGAAATTAAGTTCCAGATATAAATTTTACAATGACAAAATTACTCTGAGAGGTTCCCTTTCTACAGGATTCAGAGCACCAACATTACGCCAAATTTATACTCAAAAATCACAATATTCCTTCGTGGCAGGCCAAGGAATTCAAGTTGATGGGTTAATTAATAATATTTCGTCACAGGCACGTATTTTAGGCGTCCCCAAATTAGACCCAGAAAAATCACTTAACATAACTGTAGGAATAGGAGCCAGACCTTTAAAAAAATTTAATTTCACTGTAGATTATTACAACATTAAGGTAAAGGATCGAATCATTTTGGGGGATAAGGTCGAGACACAGTTTGGTAGCGTTGCCTGGTTTGAAAACTCATTCGATTCAAGAACTTCCGGTTTAGATTTAGTAATGAATTATGGTATTATAAAATTAGGAAATGGGGAATTAGGATTCAATTTATCAGGAAACGTGACTTTCGAAAACAAGCGAATTTCACCAGTGGCAAGAGACAATTTTGGAGCAACATTTGACGCTTTAATGTTTACATCAAGACCTAAAACAAAATGGATTTTGGGCACAAACTACAAAATTAAAAAATTTGATTTATCCCTTAATAATACTTTTTTTGGAAAAACGACATTCAAACAAAGCGGTTTAGATTCTAATTTAAGAACTGAGTTTACCCCAAAAATAGTTACTGATTTAGGAATTAATTATCTCGCGACAAACAAATTAACGCTAGCTCTTTACATCAACAATTTATTAAATGTATTGCCAGAATGGAAATTCAAGGCAGAGAACGCAGCCGGAACTGCAATTTTGAATGATCCAACGCAGGTAAAATCACAATTTAACTTGGTTACATTCAATGGTCGCTATTCGCAAATGACCTATGCAGGATTTCACTTCAGTCAATTAGGAACTATGTTTAATTTATCTTTAAACTATAAATTTTGA